In Rutidosis leptorrhynchoides isolate AG116_Rl617_1_P2 chromosome 2, CSIRO_AGI_Rlap_v1, whole genome shotgun sequence, one genomic interval encodes:
- the LOC139889541 gene encoding phospholipase D delta-like, producing MSSIRDSDSTIYLHGDLDLTIIEARCLPNMDLPTERVRRCLKVFHLCKSSKKQNKKPKRNNNNNNHRVITSDPYVSVCLAGATVARTRVISNSQYPVWDEHIITPLAHPVSQVEFQVKDNDVFGADMIGVATISAKWIKSGELIEDWFPILGPFGKPPKPKAAIRIKLMFTPFNDDYNNRNGVGTDELFGLGRCYFPMRHGCDVTLYQDAHVGVGHLPEIEVDGDCGSYKQKGCWEDICHEILEARHLVYVLGWSIFDKIKLVREPTKALPSNGELTLGELLKCKSQEGVKVLLLVWDDKTSHDKFFIKTEGVMQTHDEETKKFFKHTSVHCVLAPRYASNKLSIFKQQVVGTLYTHHQKCVLVDTAAHGSYRKITAFLGGLDLCDGRYDTPEHRLFRDRDTVFKDDIHNPTLSSSTKGPRQPWHDLHCKIDGPAAHDVLKNFEQRWKKATKWSRVGQKVKKISPWHDDSLFKIERIPWILCPSSRVPNDDPSLWATKEEDPERWHVQIFRSIDSGSLEGFPKDVGVAESQNLGCAKNVVIDTSIQKAYVQAIRSANRFIYIENQYFLGSSYAWSSNKDTGADHLIPMELALKIASKIRANERFSVYVVIPMWPEGIPTSAPVQGILFWQGQTMQMMYEIIAQEIKNSNLENSHPQDYLNFYCLGNRERCKDEDSSVSASHKNGRFMIYVHAKGMIVDDEYVILGSANINQRSMAGSRDTEIAMGAYQPHHTWAQKKMHLNGQVYGYRMSLWAEHLGKIQDYFKEPESLVCVQNINQFAEENWERFTSDYFTPLPGHLLKYPIKVDADGKVSPLPDYEHFPDVGGKILGSISNLPNALIT from the exons atgtcaTCAATCCGTGATTCAGATTCTACAATTTATCTCCATGGAGACTTAGATTTAACAATAATCGAAGCACGTTGTTTACCAAACATGGATTTACCAACAGAACGTGTTCGTCGTTGTTTAAAAGTATTCCATCTATGTAAATCATCAAAAAAACAAAACAAGAAACCGAAacgaaataacaacaataataatcacagaGTAATTACAAGTGATCCATACGTTAGCGTGTGTTTAGCCGGAGCTACGGTTGCAAGAACACGTGTTATATCAAATTCACAATATCCGGTTTGGGACGAACATATTATAACACCATTAGCTCATCCTGTATCTCAAGTTGAGTTTCAGGTAAAAGATAATGATGTTTTTGGTGCAGATATGATTGGTGTTGCAACCATATCTGCTAAATGGATCAAATCGGGCGAGTTGATAGAAGATTGGTTCCCTATACTTGGCCCGTTTGGTAAACCGCCTAAACCTAAAGCGGCTATTAGGATTAAACTTATGTTTACTCCCtttaatgatgattataataatagaaatggaGTTGGTACGGATGAGTTGTTTGGTTTGGGACGATGTTATTTTCCAATGAGACATGGATGTGACGTGACGTTGTATCAAGACGCACATGTTGGAGTTGGACACTTGCCTGAAATAGAAGTTGATGGTGATTGTGGAAGTTATAAACAAAAAGGTTGTTGGGAAGATATTTGTCATGAGATTTTGGAAGCTCGACATTTGGTTTATGTACTTGGTTGGTCGATTTTCGATAAGATTAAATTGGTTAGAGAGCCAACAAAGGCGTTACCAAGTAACGGGGAGTTAACTCTTGGTGAGTTGTTGAAGTGTAAATCACAAGAAGGGGTTAAGGTTTTGTTGCTTGTTTGGGATGATAAGACTTCACATGATAAATTCTTCATCAAGACG GAAGGAGTGATGCAAACTCATGATGAAGAGACTAAGAAGTTTTTTAAACACACATCAGTTCACTGCGTTTTGGCACCTCGATATGCAAGCAACAAACTTAGCATTTTCAAACAACAG GTTGTTGGGACATTATACACACATCATCAAAAATGTGTTTTAGTTGATACAGCAGCACATGGAAGTTACAGAAAGATAACAGCATTTCTTGGAGGTCTTGACCTTTGCGATGGTCGCTATGACACACCAGAACATCGTTTATTTCGTGATCGTGACACTGTTTTTAAAGACGATATCCATAATCCAACATTATCT TCAAGTACAAAAGGTCCAAGACAACCATGGCATGATTTACATTGCAAAATCGACGGTCCTGCTGCACATGACGTGCTTAAAAACTTTGAGCAAAGGTGGAAAAAGGCTACAAAATGGTCCCGAGTTGGTCAAAAAGTCAAAAAGATATCACCTTGGCATGACGATTCACTATTTAAGATAGAACGAATTCCATGGATCCTTTGCCCTTCATCACGGGTTCCAAATGATGATCCATCGCTATGGGCTACAAAGGAGGAAGATCCTGAAAGATGGCATGTTCAG ATATTTCGTTCAATCGATTCTGGTTCACTGGAAGGCTTTCCCAAAGATGTTGGAGTTGCTGAATCTCAG AATCTCGGATGTGCAAAAAATGTGGTGATTGATACAAGCATACAAAAGGCGTACGTTCAAGCCATAAGATCTGCCAATCGCTTCATCTACATTGAAAATCAATATTTTCTTGGTTCATCGTACGCATGGTCATCCAATAAAGACACAG GCGCTGATCATTTGATCCCAATGGAGCTGGCTTTGAAGATTGCTAGCAAGATACGGGCAAACGAGAGGTTTTCAGTTTATGTTGTGATTCCAATGTGGCCCGAAGGTATCCCTACCTCTGCGCCTGTTCAAGGAATTTTGTTTTGGCAG GGACAAACTATGCAAATGATGTATGAAATTATAGCCCAAGAGATTAAGAATTCAAATCTTGAGAATTCACATCCACAAGACTACTTAAATTTCTACTGTCTCGGAAATCGTGAAAGATGCAAGGATGAAGACAGTTCG GTTTCGGCTTCTCATAAGAATGGAAGGTTTATGATATACGTACACGCAAAGGGGATGATAGTGGATGATGAATATGTAATATTAGGTTCCGCCAACATTAACCAACGATCCATGGCTGGATCACGCGATACAGAAATAGCCATGGGTGCTTATCAACCGCATCACACTTGGGCACAAAAGAAAATGCACCTAAATGGTCAAGTGTACGGATACAGAATGTCACTATGGGCCGAACACTTGGGCAAGATTCAAGATTACTTTAAAGAGCCTGAAAGTTTAGTCTGTGTACAGAATATAAATCAGTTTGCAGAAGAGAATTGGGAAAGGTTCACTTCTGACTATTTTACGCCTTTACCCGGTCATCTTCTAAAGTACCCGATTAAAGTAGATGCTGATGGGAAAGTTAGCCCGTTACCCGATTATGAACATTTCCCTGATGTTGGTGGTAAGATTCTTGGTTCTATATCTAACCTCCCTAACGCTTTAATTACATAA
- the LOC139892819 gene encoding plastocyanin-like: MASVTSSAVSVPSFTGLKAVAPTASRVTTVKVAATTPKLSVKASLKQAAVAAVAVSASALLSNALAFEVLLGDNDGGLAFEPATFSVPAGEKIVFKNNRGFPHNVVFDEDEIPSGVDVGKISMGEDDYLNAGGETYEVTLTEKGTYSFYCAPHQGAGMVGKVTVN, from the coding sequence ATGGCGAGCGTAACATCTTCAGCTGTTTCCGTCCCATCATTCACTGGCCTCAAGGCGGTCGCACCGACCGCCTCAAGGGTCACCACAGTCAAGGTGGCAGCAACCACCCCGAAGCTTTCAGTGAAAGCTTCACTAAAGCAAGCTGCAGTTGCAGCTGTTGCTGTTTCAGCTAGCGCGTTGCTGAGCAACGCGCTAGCATTTGAAGTCTTGCTAGGAGACAATGACGGTGGGCTGGCTTTCGAGCCAGCCACTTTCTCCGTCCCAGCGGGTGAAAAGATTGTTTTCAAGAACAACCGAGGGTTCCCACACAATGTTGTGTTTGATGAAGATGAGATCCCGTCTGGTGTCGATGTAGGGAAGATATCAATGGGTGAAGATGATTATTTAAATGCAGGAGGAGAAACATATGAAGTGACATTAACTGAAAAGGGGACTTACAGTTTCTATTGTGCACCACACCAAGGTGCTGGTATGGTTGGCAAAGTTACTGTTAATTAA
- the LOC139892820 gene encoding thioredoxin-like protein CDSP32, chloroplastic produces MATFTNLIVKPPQNLYSTTKLTSFSSHYNPKLQSFFPKKTKTLIPQLFITCSTGGAAVSTGSTSGGTAKKVKDEDKVLHIHTAVEFETALREAKQKLVVVEFAASHSKQSSKMYPFMVNLSKTCNDVVFLLVMGDESDEMRELCVTEKIDKVPHFSFYKNMEKIHEEEGIGPDMLMGDVLYYGDNHSGVVQLHNREDVEKLIADHKADKKLLVLDVGLKHCGPCVKVYPTVLKLSKQMDTVVFARMNGDENESCMQFLKDMDVVEVPTFLFIRDGEICGRYVGSGRGELIGEILRYQGVRVTY; encoded by the exons ATGGCAACCTTCACAAACCTAATAGTAAAACCACCACAAAACCTCTACTCAACAACCAAACTCACTTCTTTTTCTTCTCATTACAACCCCAAACTCCAATCATTCTTCCCAAAAAAAACCAAAACTCTTATACCACAACTGTTCATTACTTGTTCCACCGGTGGTGCTGCCGTGAGTACCGGCAGCACAAGTGGTGGAACTGCTAAAAAGGTTAAAGATGAAGACAAAGTACTACACATCCACACCGCGGTTGAATTCGAGACCGCGTTACGTGAGGCTAAACAAAAACTTGTGGTTGTTGAGTTCGCAGCTAGTCATAGTAAACAAAGTAGCAAGATGTATCCATTCATGGTGAATCTAAGTAAGACATGCAACGATGTCGTTTTCTTGTTGGTTATGGGTGATGAATCAGATGAAATGAGAGAATTGTGTGTAACGGAAAAAATTGATAAAGTGCCACATTTTAGTTTTTACAAAAACATGGaaaagattcatgaagaagaagggATTGGGCCAGATATGTTGATGGGTGATGTTTTGTATTATGGTGATAATCACTCCGGTGTT GTACAACTTCACAACCGCGAAGACGTTGAGAAGCTGATAGCCGATCACAAGGCGGATAAAAAACTCTTGGTTCTCGATGTCGGCCTAAAACATTGTGGCCCGTGTGTGAAGGTGTACCCAACTGTGCTAAAACTATCAAAACAAATGGACACCGTTGTCTTTGCAAGGATGAACGGCGACGAAAACGAAAGTTGTATGCAATTCTTGAAAGACATGGACGTTGTGGAGGTTCCGACTTTCTTGTTTATTAGAGACGGAGAGATATGTGGGCGGTATGTTGGGTCGGGTCGAGGTGAACTTATTGGTGAAATTCTTAGATATCAAGGAGTTCGGGTCACCTATTAA